The following proteins are co-located in the Desulfobaccales bacterium genome:
- a CDS encoding SDR family oxidoreductase, with protein sequence MSISPTVKRVLITGGTGLLGVAIQRSAPKNIQGFSVYFPERSLPVSLPFSVLAADVSDRMKMRSVFEWAKPDVVIHAAAIGSVDFAERNREETKKINIGGTEVVVELCQIFKSRLIYISSNAVFDGRTPPYSETTAVNPINFYGQLKVDAENVVRKSSMPWAIARPILMYGWPYPGERDNPVVWWLRSLENGKPIKVVDNVFSKPLPACSCADVIWALIQQNRTGIYHAAGRDHVSLYQFALLTAEVFGLDARLITPVPDSYFPEIAPRPQDTSFDTTKMETQLGVKTVGVRDGLLKMKAERITIL encoded by the coding sequence TTGTCAATTTCACCAACAGTTAAGCGGGTTTTGATTACCGGTGGTACGGGACTGCTTGGCGTTGCCATTCAAAGGTCCGCTCCCAAGAACATACAGGGATTCTCAGTTTATTTTCCGGAACGTTCTTTGCCGGTATCTCTTCCGTTTTCTGTTCTTGCCGCGGACGTGTCAGACCGAATGAAGATGCGATCCGTTTTTGAATGGGCCAAACCTGATGTAGTGATTCATGCAGCCGCGATTGGAAGCGTTGACTTCGCTGAACGGAACCGCGAAGAAACTAAAAAAATCAATATAGGTGGCACAGAGGTTGTTGTTGAGCTGTGCCAAATCTTCAAGTCTCGACTTATTTATATTTCATCGAATGCTGTATTTGATGGGCGTACGCCACCTTATTCCGAAACTACCGCGGTAAACCCGATCAACTTCTACGGGCAACTCAAGGTAGATGCCGAGAATGTTGTTCGTAAAAGTAGCATGCCTTGGGCCATCGCTCGTCCCATTTTGATGTATGGCTGGCCATACCCAGGTGAGCGCGATAACCCCGTAGTGTGGTGGTTGCGTTCCCTGGAAAATGGCAAGCCTATTAAGGTTGTAGATAATGTATTTAGCAAACCTCTTCCGGCGTGCTCATGCGCAGATGTCATATGGGCATTAATTCAACAAAATCGAACTGGCATATACCATGCGGCTGGACGGGATCATGTTTCACTTTACCAGTTCGCTTTGCTGACGGCAGAAGTTTTTGGCTTGGATGCTAGATTGATTACACCAGTCCCGGATTCTTATTTTCCTGAGATTGCCCCTCGTCCCCAAGATACCTCTTTCGATACGACCAAAATGGAAACCCAGTTGGGGGTGAAAACTGTTGGTGTTAGAGATGGCCTGTTAAAGATGAAAGCCGAGCGCATAACCATATTATGA
- a CDS encoding glycosyltransferase encodes MRLFIVGPRWVGGWTEGLGRAADALGHKVALFFYLDGDSNYLKDEAKKRLPPILQKGLRVGLNQVKRAQIVLMNRRLIAAARAFQPDAIVILRGETISWESLVTLRTLRIPLVSWWVDDPFRFPSFLRHFELFDIVYAFDKECVANLKERGFKHVMYLPCACDQTTFYPQSLNPSDYPLLNCTVGFVAVYYPERAVLLSQMKGLDLGLWGSGWEAAPELCEFPSGTWRGLRITAANAAKVYNLVKICPNVHHSQTRFGGINTRTFEILAAGGFELVDNVPGLEEHFEVGREIVAYSSPGELRELTEYYLSHPSGRAAIIERGRSRVLRDHTYEKRLEVILKTLDGSALS; translated from the coding sequence ATGAGACTGTTCATTGTCGGCCCTCGATGGGTAGGTGGATGGACTGAAGGTTTGGGGCGGGCTGCTGATGCTCTTGGCCACAAAGTGGCTTTGTTCTTTTACCTGGATGGTGACTCCAATTATCTGAAGGACGAGGCAAAGAAGCGCTTACCTCCCATCCTGCAGAAGGGGCTAAGGGTGGGACTTAACCAGGTAAAACGGGCGCAGATTGTCTTAATGAACCGTCGTTTGATTGCTGCAGCTCGTGCTTTTCAGCCTGATGCCATAGTGATCCTTAGAGGTGAGACAATCTCTTGGGAGAGTCTTGTAACTCTGCGAACTTTGAGAATACCCCTAGTCTCTTGGTGGGTTGATGATCCGTTTCGCTTCCCGTCGTTTTTGCGGCATTTTGAACTTTTTGATATAGTGTATGCATTCGATAAAGAATGTGTCGCTAACCTTAAAGAACGCGGTTTCAAGCACGTTATGTATCTTCCCTGTGCCTGTGATCAAACCACATTCTATCCACAGTCACTCAATCCATCCGATTATCCTTTGCTCAACTGCACGGTCGGTTTTGTCGCAGTGTACTATCCAGAGCGCGCCGTATTGTTAAGCCAAATGAAGGGGCTGGATCTTGGTTTGTGGGGCAGCGGCTGGGAGGCGGCACCGGAACTTTGCGAATTTCCCTCTGGCACTTGGCGAGGTCTACGGATCACCGCGGCCAATGCGGCCAAGGTCTATAATTTGGTTAAGATATGCCCTAATGTGCATCATTCGCAAACACGCTTTGGCGGAATCAATACAAGGACGTTTGAAATCCTGGCTGCTGGTGGCTTTGAGCTGGTGGACAATGTTCCGGGATTGGAAGAACATTTTGAAGTAGGGCGTGAAATTGTGGCTTATTCCTCCCCTGGTGAATTGCGTGAATTAACTGAATATTATCTCTCCCATCCGTCCGGACGGGCGGCAATAATAGAGCGGGGCCGCTCCCGCGTTCTGCGCGATCACACTTACGAGAAGAGACTCGAGGTTATTCTAAAAACTCTTGATGGTTCAGCTTTAAGCTGA
- a CDS encoding glycosyltransferase, translating to MALSREQIVESHLSGKLYASVIVSAYNRLETLKMCLTALFHQSIELDKYEIILVDDCSTDGTKDYIDNIIQTAPNLKYIRHQVNQGLASARNSGILTVSGEYIIFLDCDIIPEPDFIEKMLFYHAQYPDEKTVVIGNLSFYKHLTDNNNIAYFAQSRYLGFRTKREMAEIDLSNLSPRYFAGGIASIPYSTVMEVGLFDSTFKFYGGEDTDYGIRLGNHGVRLIFGASVRAYHNDPVFFRKYKNKRIEAAREGFKIMLNKHPGCYDNTWISLLVPINKLKDPILLMVMKIILRMALNPFNLTIIEYWLQKTNKYRLLYSSSLYKFAIMGWTLMGLQEANKKYSSVWK from the coding sequence ATGGCTTTAAGTCGTGAGCAGATTGTCGAGTCACATCTATCTGGGAAATTATACGCAAGTGTTATTGTATCGGCTTATAATAGATTAGAAACATTAAAAATGTGTTTAACAGCGCTATTCCACCAATCAATTGAATTAGATAAATATGAAATAATACTAGTTGATGATTGCTCTACCGATGGTACAAAAGATTACATTGATAACATTATACAGACTGCGCCAAATTTAAAATACATACGTCATCAAGTTAATCAAGGGTTAGCCTCTGCACGTAATTCTGGTATTCTAACTGTTAGTGGTGAATATATAATTTTTCTCGACTGCGATATCATACCTGAACCTGATTTTATTGAAAAAATGTTATTTTACCACGCGCAATACCCGGATGAAAAAACTGTAGTAATTGGTAATTTGAGTTTTTATAAACATCTAACCGACAATAACAACATTGCTTATTTTGCTCAGTCTCGATATTTAGGTTTTAGAACGAAAAGAGAAATGGCAGAAATAGATTTATCAAATTTATCACCCAGATATTTTGCTGGCGGGATAGCCTCAATACCGTATAGTACGGTTATGGAGGTCGGGTTATTCGATTCTACCTTCAAGTTCTATGGGGGTGAGGATACAGATTACGGTATTCGTTTGGGTAACCATGGGGTAAGATTGATATTTGGTGCTTCAGTTAGAGCATACCACAACGATCCAGTATTTTTCCGAAAATATAAGAATAAACGTATTGAAGCGGCGCGGGAAGGATTCAAAATAATGTTGAACAAACATCCGGGGTGCTATGATAATACCTGGATAAGTTTATTAGTTCCCATAAATAAACTAAAAGATCCCATATTGTTGATGGTTATGAAAATTATTTTAAGAATGGCTCTCAATCCATTTAACCTTACTATTATCGAGTACTGGCTTCAAAAAACTAATAAATATAGATTGTTATATTCATCAAGTTTATATAAATTTGCTATTATGGGATGGACATTGATGGGACTTCAGGAAGCCAATAAAAAATATAGCAGTGTTTGGAAATGA